The following are encoded together in the Nocardioides okcheonensis genome:
- a CDS encoding calcium-binding protein encodes MRRTTSLTAAGLLGLALAAVPATGATAAGETCRGEAATIVGTGPTLTGTEGRDVIVTAAARTVVALGGDDLICLSGTPSTGTDFINVDAGAGADTVDSTALAPGYYATTVLGAGSDTFVGGRAYDVVFAGEQVALPGGGSAPGADAEKDTIDTGDARDTVWTGAAGVPNSDAVTLGTGEDDLILAGSAVAPDAVLDGGTGYDGLNLLGGTGDLGVDLAAGTLTTSLGTARFSGYESASLEVGTGNVSVRGTDGPDRVTVRPTGGAPTLDVATGDGDDVLTVEPATAIAPGSRIDAGTGEDELVAATDAGRLSLDLATQRFGVGGVDAVAVGLEDAFLMAPEVVMDGDDGDNELMWTGCSATLRGGLGDDSLRWQYDYVFEAYEFRCDGDVSMNGGDGRDTLRGSGSDDLLIGGRGHDTVEGRNGDDRIRGSRGNDRVDGGEGRDRVSGGSGNDVLNGRAADDVLIGGPGRDRVDGSRGRDRCVAERKARCER; translated from the coding sequence ATGCGTCGTACGACGTCCCTGACCGCCGCCGGCCTGCTCGGCCTGGCCCTCGCCGCCGTCCCCGCCACCGGCGCCACCGCGGCCGGCGAGACCTGCCGCGGCGAGGCCGCGACGATCGTGGGCACAGGGCCCACCCTCACCGGCACCGAGGGCCGCGACGTGATCGTCACCGCAGCGGCCCGCACCGTCGTCGCGCTGGGCGGCGACGACCTGATCTGCCTCAGCGGCACGCCGTCCACCGGGACCGACTTCATCAACGTGGACGCCGGCGCGGGGGCCGACACCGTGGACTCGACAGCCCTGGCGCCGGGCTACTACGCGACCACGGTGCTCGGGGCCGGGTCCGACACCTTCGTCGGCGGCCGTGCCTACGACGTGGTGTTCGCAGGCGAGCAGGTGGCCCTCCCCGGAGGCGGCAGCGCCCCGGGAGCCGACGCGGAGAAGGACACCATCGACACGGGCGACGCCCGCGACACCGTCTGGACCGGCGCCGCCGGCGTGCCCAACAGCGATGCCGTCACCCTCGGCACCGGGGAGGACGACCTCATCCTCGCCGGGTCCGCCGTCGCTCCCGACGCCGTCCTCGACGGCGGGACCGGCTACGACGGCCTCAACCTGCTCGGAGGGACCGGCGACCTCGGCGTCGACCTGGCGGCCGGCACGCTCACCACCTCGCTCGGCACGGCCCGCTTCAGCGGCTACGAGAGCGCGTCGCTCGAGGTCGGGACGGGCAACGTCTCCGTCCGTGGCACCGACGGACCCGACCGGGTGACCGTGCGGCCGACCGGCGGGGCGCCGACGCTCGACGTCGCGACCGGCGACGGCGACGACGTCCTCACCGTCGAGCCGGCCACGGCGATCGCACCGGGCAGCCGGATCGATGCGGGCACCGGCGAGGACGAGCTGGTCGCCGCCACGGACGCCGGCCGGCTGTCGCTCGACCTGGCGACCCAGCGGTTCGGCGTCGGCGGGGTCGACGCGGTGGCCGTCGGGCTCGAGGACGCCTTCCTGATGGCCCCCGAGGTGGTCATGGACGGCGACGACGGTGACAACGAGCTCATGTGGACCGGCTGCTCCGCCACGCTCCGGGGCGGCCTGGGCGACGACTCGCTGCGGTGGCAGTACGACTACGTCTTCGAGGCCTACGAGTTCCGCTGCGACGGTGACGTGTCGATGAACGGCGGCGACGGGCGCGACACCCTGCGCGGCTCGGGCAGTGACGACCTGCTGATCGGCGGGCGCGGCCACGACACCGTCGAGGGGCGCAACGGCGACGACCGGATCCGCGGCAGCCGGGGCAACGACCGGGTCGACGGCGGCGAGGGCCGCGACCGGGTCAGCGGTGGCTCCGGCAACGACGTGCTCAACGGCCGCGCGGCCGACGACGTCCTGATCGGCGGGCCCGGTCGCGACCGGGTCGACGGCAGCCGTGGCCGTGACCGCTGCGTCGCCGAGCGCAAGGCACGGTGCGAGCGATGA